One segment of Bacteroides caecimuris DNA contains the following:
- a CDS encoding RagB/SusD family nutrient uptake outer membrane protein, with protein sequence MTMRKYILLYTGLLLSVSGCSLLELDESTGLDREEAYSYFSNVKGLATYVYSQLPGDLGVLDGALRESATDNSVYVWSDNSVHDFYNNAWSPNNAVDNMWSKCYGAIRSVNSYLENYSQEKLERFRWNDTYEEDIAKATMSREELRVLRAFYLFELAKRYGDIPLLTRTYALDEINGVEKTSFNEVIKYICDECSDAAKTLPVSHQDFWAETGRVTKGTALALKSRALLYAASLLHNPAQDADKWKAAADAAYAIIKENWYSLPKTNVDPLYDKNGGNDVLKSPQLIFERRNGESFDFEANNLPISYEKGKTGNVPTQNLVDAFQMTNGKDFDWEQITPGQNPYEGRDPRFYKTVLCNGDTWMNSTIQSYEGGKDGAGTTGATTTGYYLKKYMNETVSLAPSNEKKKPHHFIIFRYAEILLNYAEAMDAWKDADYTDNDHPLSARAALNQVRAAADMPAITTSGDAFTESVRRERRVELAFEDHRFWDIRRWKIGDKTKDIYCIKITMKNGSPVYKKELLETRNWDDKMYLYPIPQTEYYKNPNLGQNTGW encoded by the coding sequence ATGACCATGAGAAAATATATCCTATTATATACAGGTTTGCTATTATCCGTATCGGGGTGTAGCTTGCTCGAATTGGACGAATCGACAGGCTTGGACAGGGAAGAGGCCTATTCTTACTTTAGCAATGTGAAAGGTTTGGCTACCTACGTTTATAGCCAGTTGCCCGGAGATCTCGGAGTGCTCGACGGGGCTTTGAGGGAGTCTGCAACGGATAATTCTGTTTATGTCTGGAGTGATAATAGTGTTCACGACTTTTATAACAATGCCTGGAGTCCTAACAATGCAGTCGATAATATGTGGTCGAAGTGCTATGGAGCTATCCGTTCCGTCAATTCATATCTTGAAAACTATTCACAGGAAAAACTGGAGCGTTTCCGCTGGAACGACACGTATGAAGAAGACATTGCCAAAGCTACCATGTCTCGTGAAGAATTACGGGTGTTGCGAGCTTTTTATCTGTTCGAACTGGCTAAACGATACGGTGATATTCCACTTTTGACACGTACGTATGCTTTGGATGAAATCAACGGCGTGGAAAAGACTTCTTTCAATGAAGTGATAAAATATATCTGTGACGAATGTAGTGACGCGGCCAAAACTCTGCCTGTCAGTCATCAGGACTTTTGGGCGGAGACGGGACGTGTGACCAAAGGTACAGCGTTGGCATTGAAATCCCGTGCTCTTCTTTATGCGGCGAGTTTGTTGCATAATCCCGCACAGGATGCCGATAAATGGAAAGCGGCTGCCGATGCGGCTTATGCTATCATAAAAGAGAATTGGTACAGTTTGCCGAAGACGAATGTAGATCCTCTGTATGACAAGAATGGTGGAAACGATGTATTGAAATCTCCGCAATTAATTTTTGAACGTAGAAATGGGGAAAGCTTTGATTTTGAAGCTAACAATTTGCCCATCAGTTATGAAAAGGGGAAAACAGGCAACGTGCCCACCCAGAACCTGGTGGATGCCTTCCAGATGACTAATGGAAAAGACTTTGACTGGGAACAGATTACACCGGGGCAGAATCCGTATGAAGGCAGAGACCCGAGATTCTATAAAACGGTGCTTTGCAATGGCGATACATGGATGAACTCGACCATCCAGTCTTATGAAGGAGGAAAAGACGGTGCCGGAACAACCGGAGCGACTACCACAGGTTATTATTTGAAGAAGTATATGAATGAGACTGTTTCTCTAGCTCCTTCCAATGAGAAAAAGAAACCGCACCATTTCATCATATTCCGTTATGCGGAAATTCTCCTGAACTATGCGGAAGCAATGGATGCCTGGAAAGACGCTGATTATACGGATAATGACCATCCGTTGTCTGCACGTGCGGCACTGAATCAGGTGCGTGCTGCTGCTGATATGCCTGCCATTACAACAAGCGGCGACGCGTTTACTGAAAGCGTCCGTCGTGAAAGACGAGTGGAACTTGCGTTCGAAGACCATAGGTTTTGGGATATCCGCCGTTGGAAGATTGGCGATAAAACCAAGGATATTTATTGTATCAAGATCACCATGAAGAACGGTTCTCCCGTTTATAAGAAAGAATTGCTTGAAACACGTAACTGGGATGATAAGATGTACTTATATCCTATACCACAGACTGAATATTATAAGAATCCTAATTTAGGTCAAAATACAGGCTGGTAA
- a CDS encoding DsbA family protein — MSIHYDLYDTPDIQKKGEEQPLHPRVVFNGTIDQEEFLDRVHKFTGISRSLLVGAMQSFQNELRDLLANGWIVELGDIGYFSVSLQGPPVMKKKDVHAQSISLKNINFRAGKQFKKEVGQQMRPERGASFTRPHGKGRSEEECLKLINEHLQRFPCLTRADYCRMTGHDKQRAINELNTFIERGLLIRYGAGKLVVYAKKIEE; from the coding sequence ATGAGTATACATTACGACCTTTACGACACGCCCGACATTCAGAAGAAAGGCGAAGAACAACCGCTTCATCCCCGTGTTGTTTTTAACGGAACGATCGATCAGGAAGAATTTCTGGATCGTGTTCACAAATTCACCGGAATAAGCCGTAGCCTATTGGTAGGTGCCATGCAGTCTTTCCAAAATGAATTGCGAGATTTGCTTGCAAACGGATGGATTGTAGAACTGGGAGACATCGGATATTTTTCCGTATCCCTACAAGGACCTCCCGTAATGAAAAAGAAAGATGTGCATGCACAATCCATCAGCTTGAAAAATATCAATTTCCGAGCAGGTAAACAGTTCAAGAAAGAAGTGGGTCAGCAAATGAGACCGGAGCGTGGAGCATCGTTCACCCGCCCTCATGGAAAAGGACGGAGTGAAGAAGAATGTCTGAAGCTAATCAATGAGCACCTCCAACGATTTCCCTGCCTGACCCGTGCAGATTATTGTCGAATGACTGGACATGACAAGCAACGGGCAATCAATGAGTTAAACACCTTTATCGAACGTGGATTGTTGATCCGTTATGGAGCAGGCAAACTGGTAGTTTACGCAAAGAAAATCGAAGAATGA
- a CDS encoding SusC/RagA family TonB-linked outer membrane protein — translation MIMNKSLYIVAFSLAFATTGIAQNNEGQDKVIDLGTQTTTELRKTQAVSTIYSNELDKNAATSPYNAIYGLLPGLSVMQNTSWGTDKSRLNVRGRGSLNGDTPLFVVDGFARPLEYINLSEIESISVLKDGAATALWGGRGANGVVLITTKRGIYSQKDIKVDYKFGLGFPVNQPEFADAYTYAKARNEALRYDGLQPDMDEASFLSGGNSDLYPNVDWQKEALRNHTTSHQLDITFRGGGKRLRYFSVLNYKNDMGLLNSKYTDYTDRYNSQMKKYFLNLRMNLDVDITDATKLKLSMLGMLRETKRPTTSEATLFEQIFNTPSAAFPVQTQNGFWGSNNVLKTNPIANLADVGYYKLNQRMLQADLRLVQDLSVLTRGLSAELAIAYDNNATYQETAKKSFMYQTIEKGTDGEPIYTNYGNPNDELEISNKGLANQYIHANFEAKVNYHRIWDKHDFTASAMFRQESMTLTGANNSRYRQYIIGTAGYNFDNRYMVDIVANCFGSSVLGKNDKYRAYPAISAAWILSNENFIKEISAFDYLKLRASYGRSGYDIYDYDMDKQYWVGSGAYYFQAGNTSAGSSLKEGVLAMEQLDLEVADKYNIGLDMSLFKGLTFSIDGFYDKRTNILIDGSGLISSAIGVTIPQMNAGKVETKGTELSAMWKKEYKDFNYYIGANFSYAKSKVVENGEGYQPYGYLSKKGYPVGQCFGWEAIGYFRDEADIKSSPVQKFSEVRPGDVKYRDLNGDKVIDNNDQKAIGYSTAIPEIYYGINLGFEYKGFGVDALFQGVAHYSVMLNTASVYWPLRNNTNISSWYLNDRIRWTEETKDIANVPRLTTLDNANNFRNSTQWLENGSYFKLRNLNVYYNLPSSWVKKMKMEKIQVYARANNLFSLDHVKYMNSEDLKINYPDMTSVYFGLNINF, via the coding sequence ATGATTATGAATAAATCACTTTATATCGTAGCTTTCTCGTTGGCGTTTGCCACTACGGGTATAGCGCAAAATAATGAAGGACAAGATAAGGTAATCGATCTGGGCACACAGACGACCACCGAATTACGGAAGACACAGGCTGTCTCTACCATTTATTCGAATGAATTAGATAAAAATGCTGCCACTAGTCCTTACAATGCCATTTATGGCTTGTTGCCGGGATTGAGTGTGATGCAGAACACTAGCTGGGGCACAGATAAATCTCGTCTCAATGTGCGGGGACGCGGTTCTTTGAATGGAGATACACCTTTATTTGTAGTAGATGGTTTTGCACGCCCTCTCGAATATATTAACCTTTCGGAAATAGAATCAATATCCGTTTTGAAAGACGGTGCTGCTACTGCTCTTTGGGGAGGCAGAGGCGCCAACGGAGTGGTATTGATAACTACCAAACGCGGTATATATAGCCAGAAGGATATAAAAGTAGACTATAAGTTTGGTTTAGGCTTCCCTGTTAATCAGCCGGAATTTGCCGATGCTTATACCTATGCCAAAGCCCGTAATGAAGCATTGAGATATGATGGTTTGCAACCGGATATGGATGAGGCTTCTTTCCTGTCCGGAGGCAATAGCGATCTTTATCCAAATGTGGACTGGCAGAAAGAAGCGTTACGCAATCATACAACCAGTCATCAACTGGACATCACTTTCCGCGGAGGTGGCAAGCGGCTTCGTTATTTCAGTGTCCTCAATTACAAAAACGATATGGGGCTGCTGAATAGCAAATACACTGATTATACAGATCGCTATAACTCCCAGATGAAGAAATACTTCCTCAATCTTCGCATGAATCTGGATGTGGATATTACGGACGCGACAAAATTGAAACTGAGTATGCTCGGTATGCTGCGAGAGACCAAGCGTCCCACCACGTCGGAAGCTACTTTGTTTGAACAGATTTTCAACACCCCGTCCGCCGCATTTCCCGTGCAGACACAGAATGGATTCTGGGGCAGTAACAATGTGCTGAAAACAAACCCGATAGCCAATCTGGCGGACGTAGGTTATTATAAACTGAATCAGCGTATGTTGCAGGCGGATTTACGGTTGGTGCAGGATTTGTCTGTATTGACTCGCGGGTTGAGTGCGGAACTCGCTATTGCTTATGATAATAATGCGACCTATCAGGAAACAGCCAAGAAAAGTTTTATGTACCAGACCATTGAAAAAGGCACAGATGGAGAACCGATTTACACGAATTACGGAAATCCTAACGATGAACTGGAAATCAGCAACAAAGGATTGGCCAATCAATACATACATGCCAATTTTGAAGCGAAGGTCAATTATCACCGGATATGGGATAAACATGATTTTACGGCCAGTGCTATGTTTCGTCAAGAATCAATGACGTTGACAGGGGCTAATAACAGTCGTTACCGTCAATACATCATCGGAACCGCAGGTTATAATTTTGACAACCGTTATATGGTGGATATCGTAGCCAACTGTTTTGGCAGCAGCGTGTTGGGGAAGAACGACAAGTATCGTGCATATCCCGCCATTTCTGCCGCCTGGATACTTTCGAACGAGAATTTCATAAAAGAAATTTCCGCTTTTGATTATCTGAAGCTTCGTGCTTCTTACGGACGCTCCGGATATGATATTTATGATTATGACATGGATAAGCAATATTGGGTAGGAAGCGGTGCTTACTATTTTCAGGCCGGAAATACTTCTGCCGGAAGTAGCCTGAAGGAAGGAGTGTTGGCAATGGAACAACTGGATCTGGAAGTTGCGGATAAATATAATATCGGTTTGGATATGAGCCTGTTCAAGGGACTGACTTTTTCTATTGACGGTTTTTATGACAAGCGCACTAATATCCTGATTGACGGAAGTGGGCTGATCTCATCGGCAATCGGGGTTACTATTCCACAGATGAATGCAGGAAAGGTGGAAACAAAAGGAACGGAACTCTCTGCCATGTGGAAAAAGGAATACAAGGACTTCAACTATTATATCGGAGCCAACTTCTCCTATGCCAAAAGTAAAGTCGTAGAAAATGGTGAGGGATATCAGCCGTATGGCTATTTGTCTAAAAAAGGTTACCCTGTCGGGCAGTGTTTTGGCTGGGAGGCTATCGGTTATTTCAGAGATGAGGCGGACATAAAGAGCAGTCCTGTGCAGAAATTCTCGGAAGTACGTCCAGGTGATGTCAAGTACAGGGATCTGAATGGTGATAAAGTGATTGACAACAATGACCAGAAGGCGATAGGATATTCCACTGCCATACCGGAGATTTATTATGGCATTAATTTGGGATTTGAATATAAAGGTTTCGGCGTGGATGCTCTGTTTCAAGGAGTAGCCCATTATAGTGTGATGTTGAACACTGCCAGCGTATACTGGCCGTTGAGAAACAACACGAATATTTCCAGCTGGTATCTGAATGACAGAATCCGCTGGACGGAAGAAACGAAAGACATCGCAAATGTCCCCCGCCTGACCACGCTGGATAATGCCAATAACTTCAGAAACAGTACACAGTGGTTGGAAAACGGGAGCTATTTCAAACTTCGTAACCTGAATGTCTACTATAACCTTCCTTCCTCTTGGGTGAAGAAAATGAAAATGGAGAAGATTCAGGTATATGCGAGAGCTAACAATCTTTTTTCGCTCGACCATGTGAAGTATATGAACAGTGAAGATCTGAAAATCAATTATCCGGATATGACTTCTGTTTATTTCGGGTTGAATATTAACTTCTAA
- a CDS encoding Rpn family recombination-promoting nuclease/putative transposase: MEQKDKYIRFDWAIKRLLRNKANFGVLEGFLTVLLGEDIHILEILESEGNQQREDDKFNRVDIKARNSKDEIILVEVQNTRELYYLERILYGVAKTITEHIDLGEIYSNVKKVYSISILYFDIGQGSDYLYHGQNTFLGVHTGDHLKVTTKEQGAIVRKLPAEIFPEYFLIRVNEFNKVAVTPLEEWIEYLKTGCIRPNTKAPGLEEARKKLVYYNMDKAEKLAYDRHIDAVMIQNDVLSTAKLEGREEGHLLGLEEGRQRGLEEGMKKGLEQGIEQGIEQGIEQGIEQGIEKGIVKEKTITARKLKSLNIPVDTIIQVTGLSLEEIEKL; the protein is encoded by the coding sequence ATGGAACAGAAAGATAAATATATTCGTTTTGACTGGGCTATTAAACGCCTTTTACGCAATAAGGCTAACTTTGGCGTGCTCGAAGGTTTCCTCACAGTATTATTAGGCGAGGATATTCATATTCTTGAAATTTTAGAAAGTGAAGGTAATCAGCAACGGGAAGATGATAAATTTAATCGTGTTGATATTAAAGCCCGTAATAGTAAAGATGAAATAATTCTTGTCGAAGTTCAAAATACTCGTGAACTCTATTATCTGGAACGAATCCTGTATGGGGTAGCTAAGACTATTACCGAACATATCGATCTGGGCGAAATCTACTCTAACGTGAAGAAAGTATATTCTATCAGTATTCTTTATTTCGACATTGGGCAAGGAAGTGATTATCTTTATCATGGGCAGAATACATTCTTAGGTGTACACACGGGCGATCATCTGAAAGTTACTACCAAAGAACAGGGAGCTATTGTTCGTAAGTTGCCGGCTGAAATCTTTCCTGAGTATTTCCTTATCCGTGTGAATGAGTTTAATAAAGTAGCAGTTACTCCTTTGGAAGAATGGATTGAATATCTGAAGACAGGATGCATACGTCCCAATACAAAGGCACCCGGACTTGAAGAGGCTCGCAAGAAACTGGTTTATTATAATATGGATAAGGCTGAAAAGCTGGCATACGATCGCCATATAGATGCGGTAATGATACAGAATGATGTGTTGAGTACTGCTAAATTAGAAGGGCGTGAAGAAGGGCATCTGCTTGGACTTGAGGAAGGACGGCAACGAGGACTTGAGGAAGGTATGAAGAAAGGGCTGGAGCAAGGCATTGAGCAAGGCATTGAGCAAGGCATTGAACAAGGCATTGAACAAGGTATCGAAAAAGGTATCGTAAAAGAAAAAACAATCACAGCCCGTAAGTTGAAATCTCTCAATATTCCCGTTGATACTATTATACAGGTTACCGGTTTGTCGTTAGAAGAAATAGAGAAACTCTAA
- a CDS encoding RagB/SusD family nutrient uptake outer membrane protein → MKNYKKYIGCLSLFVLTLVGCEDLKFGEKFLDKPISNEQNIDSVFNKKVYAEQALAETYHSLPDYLPMQGRLGYGVLEMLTDLGDWTKKGAPRFYTGTVDGTNTYLEHLPYRLDVANATIGVGPVYGIRRAYIYIENVDRVPDMTADEKAIGKAEAQVIIAYHYSQMLRYYGGMPWIDHAYMAEDEMKFPRMTVEETVQKIVGLLDAAASVLPWQVNADNDGRMTAASALALKSRVLQFVASPLFNAEKPYLEGDASSQFLTWYGNYSPDRWQKALDVGLEFMRANKKNSDAYQLVNTGNPRDDFAAGYFNRHNGEVLISSRRFTTYATGKTPFAQVRYGVASPTLTYVDMFQMKDGTEFDWNNPDHKKFPFFDKDGNPRRDIRLYETVAVNGDKFRGAQKVQIYEGATQAPYKDGRMSYNGVAMRKFIRNFNDEVNGKFYSCPLIRLPEVYLNMAEAMNELNKAEVRDEFGNTAYDYLNKTRLRAGMPPISAADVPAGKPLREAILRERAIEFGYEEVRYFDLVRWKRSDIFTGQLSRLIIKKAAGEPSGFSYTVSHAMAETRQYAKPEKWNDKYFLLPLPIDEINKKYGLIQNPGW, encoded by the coding sequence ATGAAAAACTATAAAAAGTATATAGGCTGTCTTTCTCTCTTTGTACTGACACTGGTAGGGTGCGAAGACCTTAAATTTGGAGAGAAATTTCTGGATAAGCCGATAAGTAACGAACAGAATATCGATTCTGTTTTTAATAAAAAGGTATATGCTGAGCAGGCACTGGCGGAAACTTATCATTCCCTGCCGGATTATCTGCCGATGCAAGGACGTCTGGGATATGGCGTTCTGGAAATGCTAACCGATCTGGGTGACTGGACGAAAAAGGGAGCGCCTAGATTCTATACAGGAACAGTGGACGGAACAAATACATATCTGGAACATCTTCCATATCGGTTGGATGTTGCCAATGCTACGATAGGAGTAGGGCCGGTTTATGGTATTCGAAGAGCCTACATTTACATTGAGAATGTGGATAGAGTGCCGGATATGACTGCGGATGAGAAAGCGATAGGAAAAGCGGAAGCGCAAGTAATCATTGCCTATCATTATTCTCAAATGCTCCGTTATTATGGTGGTATGCCGTGGATAGACCATGCATATATGGCAGAAGATGAGATGAAATTTCCCCGTATGACAGTGGAAGAAACCGTACAGAAGATTGTTGGATTACTGGATGCAGCAGCCTCTGTACTGCCTTGGCAGGTGAATGCAGATAATGACGGACGAATGACGGCTGCTTCTGCTTTAGCGTTAAAGTCCAGAGTGCTTCAGTTTGTGGCGAGTCCTTTATTTAATGCTGAAAAGCCCTATCTGGAAGGAGATGCTTCGTCTCAGTTCCTTACTTGGTATGGCAACTATTCACCGGACAGGTGGCAGAAGGCGTTGGATGTCGGATTAGAATTTATGCGGGCTAATAAAAAGAACTCAGACGCTTATCAACTGGTGAATACAGGTAATCCCCGCGATGATTTTGCAGCAGGATATTTCAATCGCCATAACGGTGAAGTCTTGATTTCTTCTAGAAGATTCACCACTTATGCTACGGGAAAGACACCGTTCGCCCAGGTACGTTATGGAGTTGCTTCTCCTACACTAACCTATGTCGATATGTTTCAGATGAAAGACGGGACAGAATTCGACTGGAACAATCCTGATCATAAAAAATTCCCCTTCTTTGATAAGGACGGAAACCCCAGAAGAGACATCCGCTTATATGAAACGGTTGCTGTGAATGGAGATAAGTTTAGGGGCGCCCAGAAAGTGCAAATTTACGAAGGAGCCACCCAGGCGCCTTATAAAGACGGACGAATGAGTTACAATGGGGTTGCCATGAGAAAATTCATACGGAACTTCAATGACGAAGTGAATGGTAAATTTTATTCTTGTCCGTTGATCCGCCTTCCGGAGGTTTATTTGAATATGGCCGAAGCGATGAACGAATTGAATAAGGCGGAAGTCCGTGATGAGTTTGGCAATACGGCTTATGATTATCTGAATAAAACCAGGTTGCGTGCAGGTATGCCTCCGATTTCGGCAGCAGATGTTCCGGCCGGTAAACCATTGCGTGAAGCGATATTACGCGAAAGAGCCATTGAATTCGGCTATGAAGAAGTACGTTATTTCGATCTGGTACGTTGGAAACGCTCAGATATATTTACCGGACAATTGTCACGTCTGATTATTAAAAAAGCGGCCGGTGAGCCAAGCGGCTTTTCTTATACCGTATCTCATGCAATGGCGGAAACGCGTCAGTATGCAAAACCTGAAAAGTGGAACGACAAGTATTTCCTGTTGCCTCTGCCTATAGATGAGATAAACAAGAAATATGGATTGATTCAGAATCCGGGTTGGTAA
- a CDS encoding SusC/RagA family TonB-linked outer membrane protein: protein MLMCCSLLAWTQNTVTGTVLDESNLEVIGANVKEKGTANGAITDMNGVFHLKVSSLQKAVLQVSFMGYEPQEVPLNGRKQLKVVLKETANELQEVTVVAYGTQKKETLTGAISAVNNEALIRSPNASVANSLAGQITGLSSVQTSGQPGQEDPKVFIRGVGSLTESASSPLILVDGIERSFFQMDPNEIESVTVLKDASATAVFGVRGANGVILVTTRRGKEGKAKISVNSSVGIQMPTRMLEMADSYTYATLRNEIITNDKPNATENDLVFNNYAVERFRLNDEPIMYPSIDWRNNLLNKTSVQTQHNLNISGGTKDIRYFISLGFLYQNGLLKQFEGVGYDNNYKYKRYNYRANLDFNVTKTTTLKIGIGGIVGNRNEPMINDATNSIWTLINQTAPFSSPGVIDGQLIVTPEERFDNKIHLGNSALPKCYGTGYSTAINNTMNLDLLLNQKLDFITKGLSAEIKGAYNTSYGFTKKRKGQVEQFMPFYQSSLEDPSLGYDSPDFNKNIVYKIKGENKSLQYEETSSRARDWYLEASLRYNRKSGFHNVGGLFLYNQSKKYYPAQWVGVPSAYIGFVGRLTYDYKSRYMAEVNFGYNGSENFAPGKRFGAFPAGSIGYILSEEAFMKKQKVVDYLKFRASVGLVGNDNLGNNRFLFLPDSYDVNLSGVDGWNNNKYGFNFGYNSKALILGALEKRLGNPNVTWETALKQNYGLDVHFLKSRLKISLDYFLEERKDILINRKTVPLLTGLTSSILPAVNMGKVKNRGYEVEVRWNDKIGQVQYNVQANVSYSKNKIIFQDEVEPNEPYMWRTGNPVGTLFGYVADGFYTEADFEENGKLVAGLPDPGVSVKPGDVKYRDLNGDEEITSDDQTIIGNPTRPAYTFGLNYGINYKGFFLTMNWTGAAQRSLLLDGAFREPFGNGKVRGLMQFHADTRWTPETANTATTPRFTETNAVYNMRSSSLWVRDGSYLKLKNVTIGYNFTDKKMLKKLGIQQLGIKLTGYNLLTFDKFDIMDPECNPNNADSYPIIKIYNLGINLTF, encoded by the coding sequence ATGCTTATGTGTTGTTCGCTCTTGGCATGGACGCAAAATACGGTAACGGGAACTGTATTGGATGAATCTAACCTAGAGGTTATTGGTGCCAATGTGAAGGAAAAAGGCACGGCTAACGGTGCCATTACCGACATGAATGGTGTTTTCCATTTAAAAGTAAGCAGTCTTCAGAAGGCAGTTCTGCAAGTTTCATTCATGGGATATGAACCTCAAGAAGTGCCATTAAATGGACGCAAACAACTGAAAGTCGTTTTAAAGGAAACGGCTAATGAGCTTCAGGAAGTTACAGTTGTAGCTTATGGTACACAAAAGAAAGAAACTCTGACAGGAGCTATTTCTGCTGTAAATAATGAGGCGTTGATACGTTCGCCAAATGCAAGTGTGGCCAATTCGCTGGCGGGGCAGATTACAGGACTTTCATCCGTTCAGACTAGCGGTCAGCCGGGCCAGGAAGACCCTAAGGTATTTATTCGCGGAGTGGGTTCTTTGACAGAAAGTGCTTCCTCTCCTTTGATTTTGGTGGATGGTATAGAACGTTCGTTTTTTCAAATGGACCCGAATGAAATAGAGAGCGTGACGGTCCTGAAAGACGCTTCCGCTACTGCTGTGTTTGGTGTACGTGGTGCAAATGGTGTAATTTTGGTGACTACACGTCGTGGTAAGGAAGGTAAAGCGAAAATCTCAGTGAATTCTTCAGTTGGTATCCAGATGCCTACCCGTATGCTTGAAATGGCAGATAGCTATACGTATGCTACTTTGAGAAATGAGATTATAACAAATGATAAGCCAAATGCTACCGAGAACGATTTGGTGTTTAATAATTATGCAGTTGAACGGTTCAGATTGAATGATGAGCCTATTATGTATCCCAGTATCGACTGGAGAAACAATCTGCTTAATAAAACATCTGTGCAAACGCAGCATAACCTGAATATTTCCGGAGGAACAAAGGATATACGTTACTTCATATCTTTAGGTTTCTTATATCAGAATGGCTTGCTGAAACAGTTTGAAGGAGTGGGGTATGATAATAATTATAAATACAAAAGATATAATTATCGCGCGAATTTAGACTTTAATGTAACTAAGACTACTACGCTGAAGATCGGTATCGGCGGGATTGTAGGTAACCGAAATGAGCCGATGATTAATGATGCGACTAATTCGATTTGGACACTGATTAATCAGACAGCTCCGTTCAGTAGTCCAGGTGTGATTGACGGACAACTCATAGTTACCCCCGAAGAACGTTTTGATAATAAAATCCATCTGGGCAATAGTGCTTTGCCTAAATGTTATGGGACAGGTTACTCAACAGCTATTAATAATACGATGAATCTGGACCTTCTGTTGAATCAGAAGTTGGACTTCATAACCAAAGGGTTGTCGGCGGAAATAAAAGGTGCTTATAATACGAGTTATGGCTTTACCAAAAAACGTAAAGGACAAGTGGAACAATTTATGCCTTTCTATCAATCTTCTTTGGAAGATCCGTCACTTGGTTATGATTCACCGGATTTCAACAAGAATATTGTTTATAAGATCAAAGGAGAAAATAAGAGCTTGCAATATGAGGAAACTTCGTCGCGGGCACGAGACTGGTATCTGGAAGCAAGTCTGAGATATAATCGTAAGTCTGGTTTTCATAATGTCGGGGGATTGTTCTTGTACAATCAGAGTAAGAAATACTATCCCGCTCAGTGGGTGGGAGTACCGTCTGCTTACATCGGTTTTGTAGGTCGTCTGACGTATGATTACAAATCTCGTTATATGGCAGAAGTTAACTTCGGCTATAATGGTTCTGAGAATTTTGCTCCGGGTAAGAGATTCGGTGCGTTTCCTGCCGGTTCCATCGGTTATATCCTGTCGGAAGAGGCTTTCATGAAAAAACAGAAGGTGGTTGATTATCTGAAATTCCGTGCTTCTGTCGGCTTGGTCGGAAATGACAATCTTGGGAATAACCGCTTCTTATTCCTGCCGGATTCTTATGATGTGAATCTGAGCGGAGTAGACGGGTGGAATAACAATAAGTATGGATTCAACTTTGGTTATAACAGCAAGGCGTTAATTCTGGGTGCATTGGAGAAGCGTCTGGGCAATCCGAACGTGACTTGGGAAACTGCGCTGAAACAGAACTATGGATTGGACGTTCATTTCTTGAAGAGCCGTCTGAAAATCTCTTTGGACTATTTCCTCGAAGAGCGTAAGGATATTCTCATCAATCGTAAGACAGTACCTTTATTAACGGGATTGACATCATCTATTTTACCTGCTGTAAATATGGGCAAAGTGAAAAACCGTGGATATGAGGTAGAAGTGAGGTGGAATGACAAGATCGGGCAGGTTCAGTATAATGTTCAGGCAAACGTTTCTTATTCAAAGAATAAGATTATTTTCCAAGATGAGGTTGAGCCTAATGAACCTTATATGTGGCGGACAGGAAATCCGGTCGGAACACTCTTCGGGTATGTGGCGGACGGTTTCTATACAGAAGCGGACTTCGAAGAGAACGGCAAACTAGTGGCAGGTCTGCCCGATCCGGGTGTGTCCGTGAAGCCGGGTGATGTGAAATACCGGGATTTGAACGGTGATGAGGAAATTACTTCTGACGACCAGACTATTATTGGAAATCCGACTCGTCCGGCTTATACATTCGGATTGAATTATGGTATCAATTACAAAGGCTTTTTCCTGACGATGAACTGGACTGGTGCTGCACAACGCTCTTTGTTGCTGGACGGAGCTTTCAGAGAACCTTTTGGTAATGGTAAAGTCCGTGGTTTGATGCAGTTCCATGCAGATACGCGCTGGACACCGGAAACAGCTAATACAGCTACTACACCGCGGTTTACAGAGACAAATGCAGTCTATAATATGCGTTCCTCCTCTTTGTGGGTGCGAGACGGTTCTTATTTGAAGCTGAAGAATGTGACAATAGGATATAACTTCACAGATAAGAAGATGTTGAAGAAACTGGGTATCCAGCAGTTAGGCATAAAACTGACAGGCTATAATCTGCTGACTTTTGATAAGTTTGACATCATGGACCCTGAATGTAATCCGAATAATGCGGATTCTTACCCTATCATTAAAATATATAATTTAGGTATTAATCTAACCTTTTAA